A window of the Linepithema humile isolate Giens D197 chromosome 4, Lhum_UNIL_v1.0, whole genome shotgun sequence genome harbors these coding sequences:
- the LOC105671942 gene encoding hexokinase type 2, translating to MVVPTDHALHEGLQVSPLILSDDVRRQKIENHLAKMRFSAATARKIQDVFISEMNKGIHQQPSSLQMENTYIPELLDGTEGGLFLALDLGGTNFRVLLLELANGAPIRQEVKRYYIGPELRVGSAVPLFDYLAKCVSDFVIAQGLQDVELPLGFTFSFPTIQHSLDVGVLVTWTKTFNCSDAVNKDVVLLLHEALDRRGDTKVKVVAILNDTTGTLVQGSTLDSDTAVGLILGTGSNACYLENADRVEHWEPERHGERQVIIDIEWGAFGDNGVLDFIKTDFDRENDANSLIVNSFTFEKYIGGKYLGEVVRVILARLTKEGLLFVGENTSQNLLTPGTLTTDLVSHIEQDSVDGGDTNTKEILAKFGIIPDQDDIKVVQYVCEVVSNRAALLVSICLASLLDRIDREQVTIAVDGSLYKHHPRLENWMKQYISLLTPGRKFKLIHAEDGSGKGAALVAAIAQRIKKRLE from the exons ATCGAGAATCATTTGGCAAAGATGCGATTCTCTGCAGCCACCGCCAGGAAGATTCAGGATGTTTTTATTTCGGAAATGAACAAAGGAATCCACCAGCAACCGTCCTCGCTACAAATGGAAAACACTTACATACCAGAATTGCTGGATGGAACAG AAGGAGGTCTGTTTTTGGCACTCGATCTTGGTGGTACTAATTTCCGTGTGCTCCTTCTGGAATTGGCTAATGGTGCTCCCATCCGACAAGAAGTGAAGCGATACTACATCGGACCGGAGTTACGAGTTGGTTCGGCAGTCCCACTGTTTGATTATTTGGCCAAGTGTGTTAGTGATTTTGTCATCGCTCAGGGTCTTCAGGATGTAGAGCTTCCTCTTG GTTTTACGTTTTCGTTTCCAACAATTCAACACTCGCTGGACGTCGGTGTTTTGGTGACATGGACGAAGACATTTAATTGTAGTGACGCCGTAAATAAAGATGTGGTGCTACTGTTACATGAGGCCTTAGATCGACGAGGCGACACGAAGGTAAAAGTCGTGGCGATCTTAAACGATACCACGGGCACTCTTGTTCAGGGCTCAACTCTGGACTCCGATACAGCAGTTGGACTTATCTTGGGAACTGGCAGCAACGCTTGTTATCTAGAAAATGCGGATCGAGTAGAACATTGGGAACCAGAAAGACACGGGGAGAGACAA GTTATCATCGATATCGAGTGGGGCGCTTTTGGTGACAACGGTGTTTTGGACTTTATTAAAACGGATTTTGATCGTGAGAACGATGCTAATTCGCTTATCGTGAATTCGTTTAC ATTTGAAAAGTACATTGGTGGCAAATATCTCGGTGAGGTGGTGCGTGTGATACTTGCGAGGTTGACCAAAGAGGGGCTTTTGTTTGTAGGAGAAAATACATCGCAGAATCTTCTAACACCAGGCACTCTTACCACCGATCTGGTTTCGCACATCGAGCA AGATTCGGTTGATGGCGGCGATACCAACACGAAGGAGATCCTTGCGAAATTTGGTATCATTCCTGACCAGGATGACATCAAAGTTGTGCAATATGTGTGCGAGGTCGTCTCTAACCGTGCAGCTCTCCTTGTATCGATAT GTCTGGCGAGTTTATTGGATCGTATTGATCGAGAACAAGTAACGATTGCTGTAGATGGATCTCTTTACAAGCATCATCCTCGATTAGAGAACTGGATGAAACAGTACATCTCGCTTCTCACTCCAGGTCGAaaa TTTAAATTGATACACGCGGAAGATGGAAGTGGCAAAGGCGCCGCGCTCGTCGCTGCTATTGCACAAAGAATCAAAAAGCGATTAGAATAA